The Plasmodium berghei ANKA genome assembly, chromosome: 12 region gttttaaaaatcaTACATGGGTTTGCCTCTGGCATTTTATGGATATTATTTAAGCACAGAGCCATCTATGACATCTGCCTATATAATGTATAaaagttattattttatatttgtatattttgtgcattttattttataatttgttgGTATATTCCCCCCCAAATgatttaaacaaatttcATATTCACGAGTGATAtaagatgaaaaaaacatttacatatatttatagataaatggaatttaaataaattgaatataacttatataaatatatttgggaatattataatatagagaataataaattaacaaaTCAGAAAAggtatgataaaaaaaagagaagaTGAACTTGTACTGCCTCACAATGAGGTAGGCAATATTAATATCTATTCAATTCAGAAAAAAgctaaaattaattttactTTAATATATGGATCTGAAAGTATTACTAGTTATAAAGAAGGAAaagaatttttaaatgaattaatagttttttttaatgatatattaaatcattttaatattataagtACAATAACTAAAGgagatgaaaaaaatgatacaatttttgaaaaatctataaataatgaaataaataatatagaagCTTATATGTTTGAATATTTTCGAtccaaattattaaaaacgaagaagaaaaataaagacGGAAattctgaaaaaaaatgcaaaaatgaaaaagcaGATAATGAATCACCAAAATGTAACAACGAAGTAAAAGATATTTTTgacaatttaaaaaagtatgaaaaaaatataattaaatgtggtaatacacattttaataattatttaaattgctctatagaaaataatattagtgAAATTAATTTTGACTTTGTTAATGGAAACGAATTTGataattatacattttttgaaaatagtgaaaataatgatttaaatattttgtttatgtttattagtacatataattttggaGCATTTCCAGCAAATTGTTATAAATTAGAAGATGCTCTAACTGATTTAGTTAATGATTTTagaattgaaaaaaattatttaaaaaatattttttatagttgTGTTGGTTTTggaaataaagaatatgGAAATGCATATTTCTGTACCcctattaaaaaatgtgataaatttttatcatcattaGGAGCAAATAAATTAGAAAAGACTTTAAAGTTATGTTCAACTATggataatgaaaaagaaattataCAATGGAAATCTAACTtgttaacaaaaatatgtttatctctttttttatacaattttaattacACTAAATTTAGTAATAACTTTTTTCATTACTCAAATAGGAAAAACTATAATActttgaaatattattgtacatatttttgtaaGAAAAAAGAGGATGTAAAAAGTATGGCCATTAATAATGATAGGgaaaataaacaaacaaCCAAATCATCAggcaataataatattaataaatgtgAATGTATAAGCAATGATATGTCCTTGAAATATTTGGACACACCAAAAGAGCCAAATAATGATCAgaacaaattaattaataacaTCAATGGtcatatttcatttttcacATCTAACACAGATGTAAATAGTACTGAGAAGTGTGGATGCACTTCTAATAATTGCTCGAATggaaatgataaatatattaacaaaaaaaaaatcataaataataattttgaaacaCCAATTATAAACGAATGCTgtaaaaaagaatatgataaaaatatcgaAAATGACGAATTAATTAATAGCGATTTTAACAGTGAATCTATGAGTGAAAATATTGACGAAATAAATTGTAATAGTTCAGAAGAATTAGAAGATTTATTatcaaacaaaataaaagatatgTTAACAGATAACCAAAGaacaaaattaacaaaagaagggtataaaataattggGTCGCATAGTGCAGTAAAATTATGTAGATGGACAAAATCACAATTAAGAGGTAGAGGAGGTTGTTATAAACATACATTTTATGGAATAAATTCATATCAATGTATGGAAGCTACTCCTAGTTTGGCTTGTGCAAATAAATGTGTTTTTTGTTGGAGGCATCATAAAAATCCAATTGGGACAAAATGGAGATGGAACAAAGATGAAGCAAATTTTATAGTTGATGAAGCAgttaaaaaacataaaaatatgataaaagaattaaaagGAGTTCAATGCGTAATTAATGAAAGATTTGAAAATGCTAAGAATATTAGGCATTGTGCATTATCACTTGTAGGTGAACCTATTATGTATCCagatattaataaattaatagatgaattacataaaaaaaatatttctacaTTTTTAGTAACAAATGCGCAATTTccaaatgaattaaaaaaattaaaaaaagttacacaactttatatttctattgATGCACCAAATAAAGAagctttaaaaaatatagatagaCCATTATTTAAAGATTATTGGGATAGATATCTTAAATgcattaaaattttaaagggaaaaaaagaaagaacTGTATTTCGATTTACATTAGTAAAAGAATATAACATGATGTCTGATGAAATTTCAAGTTATGCTAAATTAATTGAATATGGATACCCCGATTTTATCGAAATAAAAGCTGTTACATATTGTGGATCATCTGAAGGATATCAATTAactatgaaaaatataccTTGGCACGAAGAAGTTTACCAATTTGcatttcatttaataaattcgAAGCGTTATATTTCTGATATTTACGAAATTTCATGTGAGCATAAGCATTCATGTAGTATTTTAATagctaaaaaaattttcaaaattaataataaatggcATACTTGGATAAATTACGAAAAGTTTCAATCACTTGTTAAACAAAATGCAAATTTTACTGCTATAGATTATTGTGAGGAAACACCAGAATGGGCTGTAATTGGAGCACCAGAATGTGGATTTAATCCAAGCGATCAAAGAGTATATACAAAAGGGAAAAacaagaataaaaaaaatattaatactaTGGAAGTTAAAACATAGAGATTTATTTAGCTAGCTAAATTtggctattttttttttcaaaaatagtTATCTCCGTTTCCCtttaaacaataaaaattataatttccGCATTAAAGCCAGAAATtcattatgcatataaatttagTAAAATTTTGATTAAAGTTTGaggatataataataaattatatgtgTTTGTATACGCCTTTGTCAAAAGTGTGTAAAATAAACACTGgcaaatattaataaaatattgaaatttATTACATAATATGCGCCACCACATTTAGCTATCTCTAAGTGTGTATCAATACATTGTTTcgttacatttttaaaattattaaaccTTTAAAAACGTGTAATTTAACAATATTGTCATgatttcatatttattgatattattaaaattatttgtatttttttttttttgggtttatataaaaaattgtttttttccttactgttcataattattaatggAAAAGCAACTAGCTAAATGCTAAtcaaatttgaaaaaaaaaaaataataaaataacatagAAATATTGAAATAGTGTATAtcgtattatttttactattaaaacgatatttcattatatacTAAAACTCAGGATTAATATAAATCTCAAGAAATGATTAATTACTGTGATCAAGTTGTTTTgttaaattaaatgatattataaaaatgacaaACAAGAGAATTAATATTGATTtgcatttaatttttaaatattcctGTTTTTATACCATATagtttaaatataaaatctCTAAATGAGCAAGCAGAATAACATTTTAAtgtttgtatattttatacaacattttcaaaataaatattatataatatgtataatcaTCATAagtatatgtatatattgtttttttataaaacatagtaatcattttcaaataaGTACTTAACTATGAAAAGGgattttgaaatataataaaaaaagaaaaatcaTTACAACGAAACATAAAAAGCCAAAGACCTATTTTCCTATAATTATAAGATATTTCTCACAAAAATTTTACTgtaatgtatattatattattccaCTTAAGATACTTGCTTTACCAATAAAACAACaagtaaatattttaaagtatatataataataaagtcAAATTGATGGGTTAAGTAGTAATATGGGGGGGGGGGAGGGATAAATATGTGTGATAAACTAGATTTTATACTTATTTAATAAGGAGATTATGTTTTAGGTTTTATAACTTgcttatttttcatatagagatgataataaatatagaataaCAATAAACATAGAAAAATGCGTAcactttttattaattataatttacaaGAAAAAAGCATTTTtagtttttaattttataaattataaaatactAAAGAATAAGCAAATGAATAATACTAGTaagtttttatttccatattctatgtttttataataactGTATTATATTCCTAgggaaataaatatgaggGTAGTATATGAGAGAGAGTAACTGTGATTAGGAGGGAAAGAAAAGGAATAAAGTAgtacataaaaaaagcaCAAAAAAAGGCtatattatcaatatattACTTTATGCATGATTAAATGTAGAACATTTTACTATggtttatataaatataataaaaaaaacataattaataatagttattttttaatataataataaaaatgtagatGGGAAAATTTTAGGAAATGTAAAGatgctaaaaaaaatatataattgatgGTAATTTTACGTATTATCTATttgcattttatttttgtttttgttccatgcattattttgttttcttgCATTAATTTCTATATGATTAATAAAATgcaatttaaatattttttatgtatctttatacatgtataattcatattaaatgtaaaaaCATTTTGCTTAAATGCAgaatgaaatattaatttatatgttaCTATACCCCTTTAAAAGTAGTTGAggaaacaaaatatatattgaaatttaaaaaaaaaaaaaaacgttatttttttttcgaagTTACTAGGTGCTtcgacaaaaaaaataagaaaaattgCCTTAGAGAAAATTGTCTGtgttaattaatataaatatatttttccatgTGGCAAATATATCCAATATTATAAGcgtattaaaatttaaggattaaaatattaccgcgaaacaaattaaaaacgGAATATAgcattatattatatgaaataataatacataaataaatgtatatatacatacaaaaaatacgtggacaaaaagaaaataagaaaattaataaaaaaaaaaaattgttaaaactataaatatcatatatataaagtaaACATGTTTCActtttatttcaatttatattattatatatatattaaatgcatattaattttttttataaaaatagtttcatcatcattacatataattattatctctataaattttatttcattgtGTCCTTATagattattatattttatataatagttACAAAAAGTCCatagaatatttaaaaaaaaaaaaaaaaaaaaaataaagaaaaagaaagcTTAAAACTTGATTTTCCaacacaattttttttatgttatgTTATAGTTTaccattatttttgtttcatacatttaaattataattccATATGCGTACTTTccctgtttttttttgatttattttactttcCTATACAAATTcacattttaatatataacaatttttacataatatatattgttttaaatatcGCTAAAGGCTTAACatattttgcatatttactgtcattattattaaatagcttattatatatacataatccCCAATagcatatatacatatactatttataagctaatatattaaatgtaCATGAACTAATACAAAGCCAAATCCCCATATATAATGCATGCATTTAATAACTACGacaatattcatatttagtgctatatttataatgtaAAACTACTAATATCATATTCTACACgcatttaaatatattatcagtacaacatatatttttttaatataatatttatatttggtataattaatttatgcTAATATAGTATCAAATCcctaaaaaataagttgtatattatttatattaattttttttatgttttgaCATGTATACACATacgtaaataaaaaaaaaatatatataatttactTATGTAAAATGTATACCCTTTAGAGAACACCCTTATTCAGTATTCTCtataaatgttaaaaaatcacagtttttttatattttaatttttcatttattctttaagtatatatattaatttttttttttttatcagaaaaatacatataacgctattgaattttattattattttttttttataaatatacatttttaagtATGGtagaatattatatgtatacacacatatatatgctatgtttatatctatatataatagttaTATTGTTTACAACATTATTGTCCTAAGTAATATCTCGACAGTTTagtgtaatatatattgttttatttatagaCACTCTTTTATAtccttttttcttttagtATCATTTCGTGTTcttttgcatatatttttatacttttttatttttgatcATTATTTGGATTATATCTGCTAACTTTTTCTTGATaatagtaaataaatagattatatattttttcataataccttagtttttttttttttttttttaaaagttgtcttttttgttttattaatatatatctttaaataaaattgatcaaattttatttttatgtgttTATAgtattcttttttatttttaaaacacCATTTGTGTACAAAAAgtaacatattttaacttataataaatttactATCTGAATTTAGTTTAGTGCTTATTTAGGCTTAAGTGCATactttatattaatttatttttatttttatctcttttttttttctttttctgtTCTTGTTTATCCTTGTTCTTGTGCTTTTTccacatattttttttatgcttttatttattttttaatgtaataaataaatatataatattgcaAAGTTTTAATGATTAGTAACCATTAGTACATTAATCGTTTAGTTTTTAAGTTAAGCATATTTTATAGCAAATAGTGTATTAGtgcttattattttaaaaattgatGCATACACATTAAGGCTAAATATTTTCCCaacttatatataaaagaaaattcaaaaattatttttataaaatatattattcattatattaCACATTAAGTGCGTGTAATATGTGTATGAATATAAGTATGCAtaatttatcttttattttttcatctttttattttatatattttttttacgtttttattgtaaagatataaataaattacatatacaaaatcgttttttttttttttttttatcgtAAACAGTTTTAtcattgtatttattttcattcctttatttttgttatttttctatttcgCTATTTACtattgttcatattttttctggTTACTTTGAATTTTAATATGAATCAACAATTGTTAAAAGACTAGAAAGAATTAAATATCATACTTTtctaattaaaattttaatgtGTGTACATAAAtgaatacatatatacttataaatatttatacatacatatttgcattcatatatatacacataagtttatacatataaatataatttatacgaaatacaattttattgaGAACGCACTGTTAAGagtatatacatacacctatttgttatatatatatatatatatttatttatttatttattgctttttaaactttatatgcaaaatcaaatatatctttatttcaAACAAGCCCTAAAGAAATTATTTGgttatgttttatatttataaatatttttatacacaaaaaaatataagaaacatataaaagttatatattttatgtctACTGATAAGGCCAATCAATTATATTGAGagtatttataaatgtattattttgcTCTTCTAtggaattatatatatatgcttatataagtacgcatataaataaaatatacatatattatatacatatactAAAACaactatttataatttatataataattttcaaaacaaatataaaaaaaaatagtaatacacataaaactattttattcttacaaaaaataaataataacacaCGTTCCTGTACATAGATaggtaatatatataatttcaaattaaaaatttatgtgTAAAAAATGTTGGCTAAGAACGTGAATAATCAATCCCCATTAGTTGTGACTCAAATACCAAggaaaaaacaattttataaaactaAGATGTGCCCATGGTTTTTTTCGGGGCGATGTGATAGAGGTATAGATTGTTTGTTTGCGCATTCTCAAGAGGAATTAAATCCAATCCCTGATTTATCATTTACTAGTTTATGCCCATTAGCAAAAAAATCAGGATTAtgtaaaaatgaaaaatgtaGTTATGCTCACTCAGTATGTGAATTAAGGCCTACCGGagatttatataaaactgCGCCTTGTACTAAATTTTTAAGAGGTAAATGTAATGCTGAATCTCATTGTAGGCATGCACATTATATTGAAGAATTAAGACCATTACCTGGAAATATATCACCATCACAAAATGCCATAAATTTGATGTTAGCTGCACCTTTAGCTACTTCTATGCAGAAAATAAGCAaatctaaaaataatttttatatggaTGAAAATAgaggaaatataaataatagtgGTGGTGCTGCtgttgtaaaaaaaaatgataaggaattaaaaaattatagttCAATGCCATGTAGTAATTATTCAAtgcaaaataatttaaataacacaagatttggaaaaaaatatatgaaaaatgcAAGCGCCGACAATAGTATGTTATTAGGAACTAACAATATGGATACAAATTCAAGTAATAGTAACAACAATGTACATAATCATGTTACTTCAAATATGggaaataatatgaacaataataataataataatgaactagatattcataataatattaatgaaaatattcttAACAATATAATGAGTACTACTGCTACTGCTACTACTACTAAtactaataatatgaacaaGTCATATAGAAAAAGTTTTTCctattcaaataaattatatgctcttttaaaaagtaaagataataataaagatggaaataatatgaacttaaaatttaaatcatttttaatgaataaTCATGATATGAATAATACCAACAATACCAATCtcagtaataataattccgGAATATTGAATAATTTCAGTATTAGAAAAATTCATAGTGCAcccaataaaaatagtgatgataataatgcaGGATATAAATCTATAAATGAAATGGTGGGACAAgatattaatatgaattGTTCTATAAATAGTAACCATAGAGGGACAGCAGgaaatttgataaaaaaaggagGAAGCATGAGCAATAACAATAGTATGGTAAAAGCAGGAAATGGAAATATCGGGGGATCAAATATGACCATTGGaattaatacaaaaatgaaTTCAAATATAAGTAATGTAAGCATGGGTAGTGGGCATAGTAATATAACTAATCAACATTATGGTATTAATCGAGGCCCAAAAAATGATGGACTTCATtattcttcattttcaaCAAAAGAACCATCATCACCTATGAGAATGCCAAGCAATTCATCAAAAGAATATGCTGAAGCTAATGAAACAAATTTAGTAGATACAATTGAGCATATGGAAATAACAGCACAGGATAGTGTATTAAAAGTTATTGAAgatgataatgaaaaatttaatactAGTGATATCAAaaacttttttaaattattacaaatgacaaatgttaataattataatgatgataattttttatataatgatgCAGATATGAATGAAGATGTTAATAACAACATGTACGATCAATATAAATCTGCTTCCATTCCAGCAGATATTATGAAACAACAAATGAGTCCAGATTTATCACTCACACCTGAGCAGTATAcccaaaataataatattaagaAATATGACATAAAcgaaaattttaaaaacatttataaattaaataacaGCAATTTGGCTAGTTGCTCCAATTTCTGGAATTTCCCAGAAGATGAATTCCCAGCACCAGCTTCAAAAATTGCACAAGATGTAGAGATATTTGATTATTgaaaagttaaaaaatgaaattggATAACTAATCCGCGAAACGCGTAagtatatacaatatttgctattttatttaaacaCAAAAGTGTTGCATTTGTAAAATTCAAACACTGCCAAATATACATAGCCACGACCtatgatgataaaaaatatttacagtggtatgtaaaataaagaatatgaCACACATTATGCATAATAATCATAGCTATCATTATAATGAAggattcaaaaaaaataatttatttttatgtattagAAATACCCGCATGCTTTATGTATATGAATGTACTTTTGtggtttttttttttttttgatcaTATTTTAATCTGTTGCAATTATTCAAATGCaaatttgaataatatgtataatataatatatatatatagctttttattttaaatgtgTCAATTCATTATgcaaaaatttatattattttatgcgTTCATAGAAtctgtatatatatatgcctATGTATTATAGGTttgtatacatattttatatttatatatataatacacgctttatttatatgttgTGTGTGccacatattatatatgtgcatattttaatttcttttataatttatccTCATTTCATTATGCAATTAATTAAAtgttatgaatatatataataccccctataaatgtaaagagtattttttttatatatcgTTCCTTATTTGTCAAGTTTTCTGAgtaatgttttatttcatttttaaatattcatttttgttttaaaataatttaatgtattatatcataccttgttttattaatattacatatatgttATGCTATAagcaatttattttatatgagATGGTTCGAGACtcaaaaaacaattaaCACATTCATGTTATGTTGTGTATgttaacaaatatatataacctTAACTATTAGGAAATAATATTCCTTCTTTCGGAAATGTAATGCGCATTTGGcttgaaaatttaattaaattaaattgaGTAGAACAAAGTAAAAGTTAATCAAGCAAATGGCAAATAATAGgattgtatattttttccttgaataaaaaaggtgaaaaatgacaaaaattattatatcacACATATATCCCCCTTTTATGttatattactattatttttcctgCCTTTTAAAGTACAAATGCCATGGAAATgcaaaattaattttttaatttcaagttttataaataaacttCAACGAATAAAGAGTGGAAATAAACTAAAGAATGCACATGGGTATATATGTGCTAAGGTTGCAcatgtatatttaaaaaattagtaAACTGGAAAATCCtgattttctatattttattttatacagCTAGCTAAGGTACTAAAAACCAAATAGTGTAATTCGCTATTAaagttttataaattaataataaataattcaaagTACCAATTTTCCTTATATGTTCataaatatgtgtatatttatagtgccaaattaaaaaaaaaaaaaaaaaaaacaatttgtACATAACTATTTATCAACTGCTCATAAagtttttattcttttaaGTAGTAATTTATATGTGCAATAAGCTAAAAATGTGTAAAtaattaacatatttttattaatttccTTTCATTCCCCTTTTATTATACACAGCAATATTAGTTCTACATAAAAAGGATAagctaaatatatacatatttaaaaacaaaaaaaatatgtgcatacaattagttatatatattgatatGCATTGAAACAAGCATTTTCaccaaattatataaatgtgaTATTACAATTGAAtttgtgttttttattttttatatactaaagtaaatatatttacaatttaAGCATTTGATTATAttcaattaaaaataataatatgtgaatataaatttataatataaaatatggcGGCTTTTATTACGCTACAAATgtgcatattattattgatGATATAGGTTTTAACATTTTaacaattattaaaataatgaatatattactACAGAGatattttccataaatttgaagaataaaaaatgttccCATCACACTATAATTcgataaatattaaatgacGTTTTTccatatgaaaataataacaataataaaatacaaat contains the following coding sequences:
- a CDS encoding zinc finger protein, putative, which translates into the protein MLAKNVNNQSPLVVTQIPRKKQFYKTKMCPWFFSGRCDRGIDCLFAHSQEELNPIPDLSFTSLCPLAKKSGLCKNEKCSYAHSVCELRPTGDLYKTAPCTKFLRGKCNAESHCRHAHYIEELRPLPGNISPSQNAINLMLAAPLATSMQKISKSKNNFYMDENRGNINNSGGAAVVKKNDKELKNYSSMPCSNYSMQNNLNNTRFGKKYMKNASADNSMLLGTNNMDTNSSNSNNNVHNHVTSNMGNNMNNNNNNNELDIHNNINENILNNIMSTTATATTTNTNNMNKSYRKSFSYSNKLYALLKSKDNNKDGNNMNLKFKSFLMNNHDMNNTNNTNLSNNNSGILNNFSIRKIHSAPNKNSDDNNAGYKSINEMVGQDINMNCSINSNHRGTAGNLIKKGGSMSNNNSMVKAGNGNIGGSNMTIGINTKMNSNISNVSMGSGHSNITNQHYGINRGPKNDGLHYSSFSTKEPSSPMRMPSNSSKEYAEANETNLVDTIEHMEITAQDSVLKVIEDDNEKFNTSDIKNFFKLLQMTNVNNYNDDNFLYNDADMNEDVNNNMYDQYKSASIPADIMKQQMSPDLSLTPEQYTQNNNIKKYDINENFKNIYKLNNSNLASCSNFWNFPEDEFPAPASKIAQDVEIFDY
- a CDS encoding S-adenosyl-L-methionine-dependent tRNA 4-demethylwyosine synthase, putative, with the protein product MIKKREDELVLPHNEVGNINIYSIQKKAKINFTLIYGSESITSYKEGKEFLNELIVFFNDILNHFNIISTITKGDEKNDTIFEKSINNEINNIEAYMFEYFRSKLLKTKKKNKDGNSEKKCKNEKADNESPKCNNEVKDIFDNLKKYEKNIIKCGNTHFNNYLNCSIENNISEINFDFVNGNEFDNYTFFENSENNDLNILFMFISTYNFGAFPANCYKLEDALTDLVNDFRIEKNYLKNIFYSCVGFGNKEYGNAYFCTPIKKCDKFLSSLGANKLEKTLKLCSTMDNEKEIIQWKSNLLTKICLSLFLYNFNYTKFSNNFFHYSNRKNYNTLKYYCTYFCKKKEDVKSMAINNDRENKQTTKSSGNNNINKCECISNDMSLKYLDTPKEPNNDQNKLINNINGHISFFTSNTDVNSTEKCGCTSNNCSNGNDKYINKKKIINNNFETPIINECCKKEYDKNIENDELINSDFNSESMSENIDEINCNSSEELEDLLSNKIKDMLTDNQRTKLTKEGYKIIGSHSAVKLCRWTKSQLRGRGGCYKHTFYGINSYQCMEATPSLACANKCVFCWRHHKNPIGTKWRWNKDEANFIVDEAVKKHKNMIKELKGVQCVINERFENAKNIRHCALSLVGEPIMYPDINKLIDELHKKNISTFLVTNAQFPNELKKLKKVTQLYISIDAPNKEALKNIDRPLFKDYWDRYLKCIKILKGKKERTVFRFTLVKEYNMMSDEISSYAKLIEYGYPDFIEIKAVTYCGSSEGYQLTMKNIPWHEEVYQFAFHLINSKRYISDIYEISCEHKHSCSILIAKKIFKINNKWHTWINYEKFQSLVKQNANFTAIDYCEETPEWAVIGAPECGFNPSDQRVYTKGKNKNKKNINTMEVKT